Proteins encoded in a region of the Moritella marina ATCC 15381 genome:
- the uvrC gene encoding excinuclease ABC subunit UvrC — protein MSSGIFYFMPAKDQFNHQDFLKTVSHQPGVYRMYDHKDVVIYVGKAKDLHKRLTSYFRKTVDREKTRVLVTHIANIDVTVTHSETEALVLEHTYIKRYQPRYNVSLRDDKSYPYILITAHEHPQLTSIRSNNKRKGQYFGPYPSGSAVRESLHLMQKLFPVRQCEDSYYQNRSRPCLQFQLKRCLGPCVKMDNPEEYNQQVALAALFLKGKNTDVINELVIKMEQASQQLDFEVAARYRDQIQALRAIQEQQYVTSDLGEMDVIGFAFKNGIACAHLLFVRSGKVFGSRSYFPKVPADTDISEVIQAFLLQYYLNKETQQAIPKEVLLTELPEEHDLIESSLSQLADRKIKLTSPKRGDRSKFLRLALTNAETALTTKLATKSTVLNRFKALEKVLNFDGKIQRMECFDISHTGGEQTVASCVVFNREGANKSDYRLYNISGITGGDDYAAMAQVLERRFKKTIEVDKIPDILFIDGGKGQMTQAEQVLTRYADNFAVKRPKIIGIAKGVTRKAGLETLILSGALDNAADTEFYLPSDSPALHLVQHIRDESHRFAITGHRARRNKVKRTSSLEGIAGVGPKRRQGLLKFMGGLQQLRSASREEIAKVPGISIDLAEKIYDSLHQ, from the coding sequence ATGTCTTCGGGCATCTTTTATTTTATGCCTGCAAAAGACCAATTCAATCATCAAGACTTCTTAAAAACCGTCTCGCACCAGCCGGGGGTTTACCGTATGTACGACCATAAAGATGTGGTTATTTATGTCGGTAAAGCCAAAGACTTACACAAACGCTTAACCAGCTATTTTCGAAAAACGGTCGATCGTGAAAAAACTCGAGTCTTGGTTACCCATATTGCTAATATTGATGTCACGGTAACGCATTCGGAAACGGAAGCGCTAGTCCTTGAACATACTTATATTAAACGCTATCAGCCGCGTTATAACGTGTCACTGAGAGATGACAAGTCTTACCCCTACATTCTCATTACTGCGCATGAACATCCACAATTAACCTCTATTCGCAGTAACAATAAGCGTAAAGGGCAGTATTTTGGTCCTTATCCAAGTGGCAGTGCGGTGCGAGAAAGTCTGCATCTAATGCAAAAACTGTTTCCTGTACGTCAATGTGAAGATAGTTATTATCAAAACCGATCTCGACCGTGTTTACAATTCCAGCTCAAGCGTTGTTTAGGACCTTGTGTAAAAATGGACAACCCTGAAGAATATAACCAGCAAGTGGCACTTGCTGCGTTGTTTTTGAAAGGTAAAAACACCGATGTTATTAATGAATTAGTGATTAAGATGGAGCAGGCTAGCCAACAGTTAGATTTTGAAGTAGCGGCCCGTTATCGCGACCAGATCCAAGCATTAAGAGCGATTCAAGAGCAGCAATATGTCACCTCTGATTTAGGTGAGATGGATGTTATAGGCTTTGCTTTTAAAAATGGTATTGCTTGTGCGCATTTACTCTTTGTGCGTTCAGGGAAAGTCTTTGGCAGTCGCAGTTATTTCCCTAAAGTCCCTGCGGATACAGATATCAGTGAAGTGATCCAAGCTTTTTTATTGCAGTACTACCTGAATAAAGAAACCCAGCAAGCGATACCTAAAGAAGTGTTACTCACTGAGTTACCTGAAGAGCATGACCTGATTGAATCGAGCTTAAGTCAACTTGCAGACCGTAAGATTAAGTTGACGAGTCCGAAGCGTGGTGACAGATCTAAGTTTTTAAGGTTGGCGCTTACTAACGCGGAAACAGCTTTAACGACAAAGTTAGCGACTAAAAGCACTGTGCTTAATCGGTTTAAAGCATTGGAAAAAGTATTGAACTTTGATGGTAAGATCCAGCGTATGGAATGTTTCGATATTAGCCATACTGGTGGTGAGCAAACCGTTGCATCTTGTGTTGTGTTTAACCGTGAAGGGGCGAATAAAAGCGATTATCGACTCTATAACATCAGTGGTATTACAGGCGGCGATGATTACGCAGCGATGGCACAAGTATTAGAGCGGCGTTTTAAAAAGACCATTGAAGTTGATAAAATACCGGATATTTTATTTATTGATGGCGGTAAAGGGCAGATGACGCAGGCGGAGCAAGTACTAACTCGGTATGCTGATAACTTTGCTGTTAAGCGGCCTAAAATAATTGGTATTGCTAAAGGCGTGACGCGTAAAGCAGGCTTGGAAACATTAATTCTGTCGGGAGCATTGGATAACGCGGCAGATACCGAATTTTATCTACCCAGTGATTCACCAGCATTACATCTGGTGCAACATATACGTGATGAATCTCACCGTTTTGCCATTACCGGGCATCGGGCTCGTCGAAATAAAGTTAAACGCACAAGTTCTTTGGAAGGGATTGCAGGCGTTGGACCGAAACGTCGTCAAGGATTACTCAAATTTATGGGAGGCTTACAGCAGCTACGCAGTGCAAGTCGCGAAGAAATAGCAAAGGTACCAGGTATAAGTATTGATTTAGCAGAAAAAATTTATGATTCATTGCATCAATAA